In Necator americanus strain Aroian chromosome IV, whole genome shotgun sequence, the following proteins share a genomic window:
- a CDS encoding hypothetical protein (NECATOR_CHRIV.G14923.T1), translated as MGADYVRTAPLHQLQNIAQMSRPEPFRILFFCDYLLLCFSEITADQPVFCAYVCGRIERGRCRRRGLHPNLHLLVLRPQHREFCHSLLAANLQTDRVYIFAPTTKCLSQHNEQSAMQR; from the exons ATGGGTGCGGATTATGTACGCACGGCTCCATTACATCAGCTACAGAACATAGCACAAATGTCACG TCCGGAACCATTCcggattttattcttttgtgaCTATCTTCTGCTTTGTTTCTCTGAAATCACAGCAGATCAGCCGGTGTTTTGTGCGTATGTATGTG GACGAATTGAGCGTGGTCGTTGTCGTAGACGTGGACTACACCCCAATCTTCATCTACTCGTGCTGAGACCTCAACATCGTGAATTTTGTCATAGCCTTCTTGCTGCCAATTTACAG ACGGATCGTGTTTACATTTTCGCGCCTACCACGAAATGTCTTAGTCAACACAACGAACAGTCAGCCATGCAACGCTAA